From Vreelandella neptunia, the proteins below share one genomic window:
- the pstA gene encoding phosphate ABC transporter permease PstA has protein sequence MSHSFDEISQQLKRRHRKSTRLKWITMGSLGLAGLFLVLFFADMLSKGLPAFQQAYIQTEISYTEEAETDGRRAFDEELLPLISRTVVRVIPMELRNNPDMIGTSEEQWVLATSEVDQYLKGHRHRLSEEEQEALDARVEAGQVDLRFNSTFFGSGDSKIAENAGILSAVVGTIMTMIVTLAISFPIGVMTAIYLEEFAPDNRLTQIIEININNLAAIPSILFGLLGLAIFINFFGVPRSSPLVGGMTLALMTLPVIIISTRTALRSVPESIRHAGFGVGCSRWQVVRDHVLPLAMPGIMTGSIIGLAQAMGETAPLIIVGMVAFIPDVGVSFTNAATVMPAQIFTWAGEPEQAFVEKTAGGILVLLTILISLNAFAVVMRKKFERRW, from the coding sequence ATGAGCCATAGTTTTGACGAAATCAGCCAGCAGCTTAAGCGGCGTCACCGAAAGTCTACCCGCCTTAAATGGATCACCATGGGATCGTTAGGTCTTGCGGGCCTTTTTCTGGTGCTGTTTTTTGCTGATATGCTGAGTAAAGGTCTACCCGCTTTCCAGCAAGCGTATATACAAACCGAGATTAGTTACACAGAAGAAGCCGAAACCGATGGTCGGCGGGCGTTTGACGAAGAGCTGTTGCCGTTAATTAGCCGTACAGTGGTTCGCGTGATTCCCATGGAACTACGCAACAATCCTGACATGATCGGCACCAGCGAAGAACAGTGGGTGTTGGCGACTAGCGAGGTGGATCAGTACTTAAAAGGCCACCGGCATCGCTTGAGTGAAGAGGAGCAGGAAGCCCTTGATGCCCGAGTTGAAGCAGGGCAGGTGGATCTACGCTTTAATAGCACTTTCTTTGGTTCGGGTGATTCTAAGATTGCCGAGAACGCGGGTATCTTATCGGCAGTGGTTGGCACCATTATGACCATGATCGTCACTCTGGCGATATCTTTCCCGATCGGTGTGATGACAGCTATTTATCTTGAAGAGTTTGCCCCTGATAACCGCTTAACCCAGATTATTGAAATTAACATCAATAACCTAGCGGCGATCCCGTCGATTCTATTTGGTCTGTTGGGCTTGGCGATCTTTATTAACTTTTTCGGGGTGCCGCGTTCGTCCCCCTTAGTGGGTGGCATGACGTTGGCACTGATGACGCTGCCGGTAATCATTATTTCGACGCGTACCGCGCTGCGTAGCGTGCCTGAATCCATTCGTCATGCAGGCTTTGGGGTAGGCTGTTCACGCTGGCAGGTAGTGCGGGATCACGTTCTACCATTGGCGATGCCGGGTATTATGACGGGTTCTATTATCGGCCTTGCGCAAGCGATGGGTGAAACCGCGCCGCTGATTATCGTGGGTATGGTGGCTTTCATTCCTGATGTGGGCGTTTCCTTTACCAACGCCGCAACAGTGATGCCCGCGCAAATATTCACCTGGGCCGGTGAACCTGAGCAGGCGTTTGTAGAAAAAACTGCTGGCGGTATTTTGGTGCTACTCACCATACTCATCTCACTCAACGCTTTTGCCGTTGTGATGCGTAAGAAATTTGAGCGTCGCTGGTAG
- a CDS encoding sulfite exporter TauE/SafE family protein gives MDSMLAWVNMPMSTWFACSAVLLLGAFVQRATGFGLAIIGAPLLLMLEPRLVPVVLVLFGFTVSLMMVRHYWHEVRLDSIGMALVGRLPGNALGIWLLLAAPMFVLEKLIAVIVLFAVLVTLCRFQLPVNRITLFGAGVLSGIFGTVAAIGGPPIVLLMHGLPADRVRGNLAAFFILTSLLTFITLALADQIQLWHFQVALTFLPMVLIGNALADAIAHRLDRRLLQGASLALCTLAALGLLW, from the coding sequence ATGGATAGCATGCTGGCTTGGGTCAATATGCCCATGAGTACCTGGTTCGCTTGCTCCGCCGTACTGTTGCTGGGTGCCTTTGTCCAACGCGCCACCGGTTTTGGTTTAGCCATTATTGGCGCGCCGTTACTGTTGATGCTAGAGCCTCGCCTGGTGCCAGTCGTTCTAGTGTTGTTTGGATTTACCGTCTCGCTAATGATGGTGCGTCACTACTGGCACGAGGTGCGCCTGGACTCCATTGGCATGGCGCTAGTGGGGCGCCTTCCCGGTAATGCGCTAGGGATTTGGCTGCTGCTTGCCGCCCCCATGTTTGTGTTAGAAAAGCTGATTGCAGTGATCGTGTTGTTTGCGGTTCTCGTCACTTTGTGCCGCTTTCAACTGCCGGTAAACCGAATAACGCTGTTTGGCGCGGGGGTGCTCTCAGGTATTTTCGGCACCGTAGCGGCTATTGGTGGCCCGCCCATCGTGCTCTTAATGCACGGCCTACCTGCTGATCGTGTGCGTGGCAACTTAGCTGCCTTTTTCATTTTGACCTCCCTCTTGACCTTCATCACCCTCGCCTTGGCTGACCAGATTCAGCTTTGGCATTTTCAGGTCGCGCTTACCTTTCTGCCTATGGTGTTAATCGGTAACGCCTTGGCTGATGCTATTGCCCACCGTCTGGATAGACGCCTTCTGCAGGGAGCTTCACTAGCGTTGTGCACCCTCGCGGCGCTAGGACTTTTGTGGTGA
- the arsJ gene encoding organoarsenical effux MFS transporter ArsJ has product MLQRVKALPFEVRQYMLITGNYWAFTVTDGALRMLVVMHFHQLGYSPLEIAMLFLFYEAFGVVTNLVGGWLGARLGLNRTMNVGLGLQIIALAMLMVPASLLTVAWVMAAQALSGIAKDLNKMSAKSAVKVLVPKESANANSSLYRWVAMLTGSKNALKGLGFFVGGLLLTLIGFQAAVFVMAVMLGGVLLLSLLRLKADLGRQKVKPKFSEIFSKSRAINVLSAARFCLFSARDVWFVVALPVFLYDQHGWTHWTVGGLLAVWVIGYGGVQTQAPKLTRLIKGDARALTAGWAAALAVLAIVLAMLPLTQVGWLVVGLLAFGVLFAINSSWHSYLIVHYARADGVSMDVGFYYMANAMGRLVGTLLSGWLYMAYGLSACLWVSAALVAASALMALALPKQVA; this is encoded by the coding sequence ATGCTGCAAAGGGTAAAGGCGCTACCTTTCGAGGTGCGCCAATATATGCTGATTACCGGTAACTACTGGGCGTTCACGGTAACCGACGGCGCGCTGCGCATGCTGGTGGTCATGCACTTCCACCAATTGGGCTACTCGCCGTTAGAAATTGCCATGCTGTTTCTGTTTTACGAAGCTTTTGGCGTGGTGACTAATCTGGTAGGCGGCTGGTTGGGCGCGCGGTTGGGGCTTAACCGCACCATGAATGTGGGGCTTGGACTGCAAATTATCGCCCTCGCCATGTTGATGGTGCCCGCTAGCTTGCTGACAGTTGCTTGGGTGATGGCCGCTCAGGCGCTATCGGGGATCGCCAAAGACCTCAACAAGATGAGCGCTAAAAGTGCGGTTAAGGTGCTGGTGCCTAAAGAGAGCGCCAACGCCAATAGCTCGCTCTACCGCTGGGTAGCGATGCTGACCGGCTCTAAAAATGCGCTAAAAGGGCTGGGCTTTTTTGTCGGCGGCCTGCTTTTAACATTGATTGGCTTCCAGGCCGCTGTATTCGTGATGGCGGTAATGCTTGGTGGCGTGTTACTGCTTTCACTGTTGAGGCTTAAGGCGGATTTAGGCCGCCAAAAAGTAAAGCCCAAGTTCTCCGAAATCTTCTCAAAATCGCGTGCTATTAACGTGCTCTCCGCGGCGCGCTTTTGCCTGTTTTCGGCACGAGATGTGTGGTTTGTGGTGGCACTGCCGGTGTTTTTATACGATCAACACGGTTGGACACACTGGACAGTGGGTGGGCTGTTAGCGGTATGGGTTATCGGTTATGGCGGGGTGCAAACTCAGGCACCTAAATTAACCCGCCTGATCAAAGGCGATGCGCGGGCGCTTACCGCCGGCTGGGCGGCGGCATTGGCCGTGCTGGCGATTGTGTTGGCGATGCTGCCCTTGACGCAGGTAGGCTGGTTGGTCGTCGGCTTGCTCGCCTTTGGCGTACTGTTTGCGATTAACTCCAGCTGGCACAGCTATTTGATTGTGCACTATGCTCGCGCTGACGGCGTCTCCATGGATGTCGGTTTCTATTATATGGCCAATGCCATGGGGCGTTTAGTGGGCACGCTACTGTCGGGCTGGCTATATATGGCATATGGGCTGAGCGCCTGCCTGTGGGTATCAGCAGCCTTAGTGGCTGCCAGCGCATTGATGGCCCTAGCGTTGCCTAAGCAAGTTGCATGA
- the pstB gene encoding phosphate ABC transporter ATP-binding protein PstB, translating to MNSHATVMNGQQTPAVGQPYTRNEAACHDLSFRVRDLNLWYGKNQALNNLNIDLFQKNVTALIGPSGCGKSTFLRCLNRMNDLIPSVRTAGLVEMDGLDVNAPKMDEVALRRRVGMVFQKPNPFPKSIFENIAYAPRMHDLVSRKVEQEELVEKALRDAGLWNEVKDKLHEPGTSLSGGQQQRLCIARAIAVQPDVILMDEPTSALDPISTATIEDLMDKLKEKFTIITVTHNMQQAARVADYTAFFHLGEIIEYNDTKVMFSTPAQKKTEDYISGRYG from the coding sequence ATGAATAGCCATGCAACTGTAATGAACGGCCAGCAGACACCTGCGGTTGGGCAACCCTATACACGGAATGAAGCTGCGTGCCACGACCTGAGTTTCCGGGTTCGCGATTTGAATTTGTGGTATGGCAAAAACCAAGCGTTGAATAATCTGAATATTGATCTTTTTCAGAAAAACGTGACGGCGCTGATTGGCCCTTCGGGGTGTGGTAAGTCAACGTTTTTGCGCTGCTTGAATCGGATGAACGACCTCATTCCCAGCGTACGAACCGCAGGCTTGGTCGAGATGGACGGGCTGGACGTTAACGCGCCTAAGATGGATGAAGTGGCGCTGCGCCGCCGGGTGGGCATGGTGTTCCAAAAGCCTAATCCGTTTCCTAAGTCGATCTTTGAAAATATCGCTTACGCACCACGCATGCATGATTTGGTCAGCCGTAAAGTTGAGCAGGAAGAGTTGGTTGAAAAAGCGCTGCGCGACGCCGGGTTGTGGAACGAAGTGAAAGACAAGCTGCATGAGCCAGGCACCTCTCTCTCCGGTGGTCAGCAGCAGCGGTTGTGTATTGCCCGCGCTATTGCGGTTCAGCCTGATGTGATTTTGATGGATGAGCCAACCTCAGCGCTTGACCCTATTTCGACCGCCACCATCGAAGATTTGATGGACAAGCTGAAAGAGAAATTCACCATTATTACCGTGACGCATAATATGCAGCAGGCGGCGCGAGTGGCGGACTACACGGCGTTCTTCCACCTGGGAGAAATCATTGAGTACAACGACACTAAAGTGATGTTCTCAACCCCGGCACAGAAGAAGACCGAGGACTATATCTCTGGTCGTTATGGTTAA
- a CDS encoding CC/Se motif family (seleno)protein — protein MDSVIELGGNALDFIKQQGGVVTIRLSPKHGCCGGLANIAVAEANEPLDASRYQHYHYQGISIFIDPTLVGQGLRVEIEGFWKLRHLYVDGLPPAIGLHE, from the coding sequence ATGGACAGTGTGATTGAGCTAGGTGGCAACGCATTAGACTTTATCAAGCAGCAAGGCGGAGTCGTCACCATCCGCCTCTCCCCTAAGCATGGCTGCTGCGGAGGGCTTGCCAATATTGCCGTCGCCGAGGCAAACGAACCCCTAGATGCTTCGCGCTATCAGCACTACCACTATCAAGGTATATCGATCTTTATTGACCCAACGCTTGTCGGGCAGGGACTACGCGTTGAAATTGAAGGGTTTTGGAAGTTACGCCACCTCTATGTAGATGGTTTACCACCTGCAATCGGGCTACACGAATAA
- a CDS encoding STAS domain-containing protein, which yields MLIEEGRIKAAFDSGVFVLKLCGDVRLTLCATLDTQAQRLAETPGLRAVLIDLREATNVDSTALGFLAKVAMAVKGRLEQPPTIIVDNPDVRQMLDVMGFARFFTLMEAPLQQASTLNNELEELPQEPADEEGLRDRILEAHRILMHMNEHNREQFQPLVEMLESQDATTHH from the coding sequence ATGCTGATTGAAGAAGGCCGCATTAAAGCGGCGTTCGATTCTGGTGTTTTTGTTTTAAAACTGTGTGGCGATGTGCGTTTGACGCTCTGCGCCACGCTGGATACCCAAGCCCAACGTCTCGCCGAGACGCCGGGCCTGCGTGCCGTGCTGATTGACCTGCGTGAAGCCACCAATGTCGATTCGACGGCGCTTGGCTTTCTGGCCAAGGTCGCGATGGCGGTGAAAGGGCGCCTGGAGCAGCCGCCGACGATTATTGTCGATAATCCTGATGTGCGGCAGATGCTGGATGTGATGGGCTTTGCGCGTTTTTTCACGCTGATGGAAGCGCCGCTACAACAGGCGAGTACGCTCAACAATGAGCTTGAAGAGCTGCCCCAAGAGCCAGCCGACGAGGAGGGGCTGCGTGATCGCATCCTGGAAGCCCACCGTATTTTAATGCATATGAACGAGCATAACCGTGAGCAGTTTCAGCCGTTGGTTGAGATGCTTGAGTCCCAAGACGCCACGACGCACCACTAA
- a CDS encoding PstS family phosphate ABC transporter substrate-binding protein — MNRILKTTVIAAAVMSVAGVAQARDQIRIVGSSTVYPFASYVTEEFGATTGNPTPVIESTGSGGGLRLFCNGVGEGTPDITNASRRMKVSEFERCEENGVTDITEAKIGSDGIVLGQSSENDDVALTREQIFMAVAAMVPVDGELVENPYTNWSEIDSSLPDREISIYGPPTTSGTRDAFEELVMESSSEGMDVYGDEGYTDIRSDGVYIDAGENDNLIVQRLSEDTGAFGIFGYSFLEENTDTISAASIDGVEPEAEAISSGDYPIARSLWFYVKNQHAEEVPPMYDYVDMFMSEMMIGDDGYLRDIGLIVLPEAEREEWRQAVADRTAMTADVLK, encoded by the coding sequence ATGAACCGTATTCTCAAAACCACCGTTATCGCGGCTGCTGTAATGAGCGTTGCCGGTGTTGCTCAGGCCCGTGATCAAATCCGTATCGTAGGCTCCAGTACCGTTTACCCGTTCGCCAGCTACGTAACTGAAGAGTTCGGTGCTACTACTGGTAACCCGACCCCTGTTATTGAATCAACAGGTTCGGGCGGCGGTTTGCGCCTGTTCTGTAACGGTGTTGGTGAAGGCACGCCGGATATTACGAACGCTTCACGCCGCATGAAAGTGTCTGAGTTCGAGCGTTGTGAAGAGAACGGCGTTACCGATATCACCGAGGCTAAAATCGGTTCTGACGGTATCGTATTGGGCCAATCAAGCGAAAACGATGACGTTGCCTTAACCCGCGAACAGATCTTCATGGCGGTAGCTGCCATGGTGCCGGTTGATGGCGAGTTGGTTGAAAACCCCTACACCAACTGGAGCGAAATCGACTCTTCGCTGCCAGACCGTGAAATCTCCATTTATGGGCCGCCGACAACTTCAGGTACCCGCGATGCTTTTGAAGAGCTGGTAATGGAATCTTCGTCCGAGGGTATGGATGTTTACGGCGATGAAGGCTACACCGATATCCGCTCTGACGGTGTTTACATCGATGCCGGTGAAAATGACAACCTGATCGTTCAGCGCCTTTCAGAAGACACCGGTGCCTTCGGTATCTTCGGCTACTCTTTCCTTGAAGAGAATACTGACACGATCAGCGCCGCCAGCATTGATGGTGTCGAGCCTGAAGCTGAGGCAATCAGTTCCGGTGACTATCCTATCGCGCGTTCACTGTGGTTTTACGTGAAGAACCAGCACGCTGAAGAAGTTCCGCCGATGTACGATTACGTCGATATGTTTATGAGCGAAATGATGATTGGCGATGACGGCTACTTGCGTGATATCGGTTTGATCGTTCTGCCAGAAGCAGAGCGCGAAGAGTGGCGCCAGGCCGTTGCAGATCGCACTGCAATGACTGCAGACGTTCTTAAGTAA
- the pstC gene encoding phosphate ABC transporter permease subunit PstC has translation MQTNQLLLIFCGVLLLLGLLAFFAGRSKATRLRSAGTAMFAQPDQYAWFTVLSTAGPAVVVSALGAFVLLLIGADIPTLYLLAASLVIAAIGLLVSLNQVKPDFHARQAIERVIRMALAGAALISILTTFGILISIISEALRFFQMHSFWEFITGTTWNPGASFLASAGRGDGSGAEFGSVPLFAGTFMITAIAMLVAVPIGLLSAIYMSEFAPRKVRTVAKPVLEVLAGIPTVVYGFFAAITVAPIIVNIAGFLGLDASYNNALAPGIVMGIMIIPFISSLSDDVINSVPDSMRQGSLALGMTKGETIRDVVVPAAMPGIISASLLGMSRAMGETMIVVMAAGMRPNLTANPLEDMTTVTVRIVAALTGDQEFESAETLSAFALGLVLFVITLALNLVSVLMIRRFREKYRVNNL, from the coding sequence ATGCAGACCAACCAGCTTCTTCTGATTTTTTGCGGTGTATTATTGCTGCTGGGGCTGCTGGCTTTTTTTGCTGGCCGTTCTAAAGCCACCCGGTTACGTAGCGCGGGTACGGCGATGTTCGCCCAGCCTGACCAATACGCTTGGTTTACCGTACTCTCCACCGCCGGGCCAGCCGTGGTGGTGAGTGCCCTGGGCGCTTTCGTTTTGCTGCTAATAGGCGCCGACATTCCTACGCTTTACCTGCTGGCGGCGAGCTTAGTGATAGCCGCCATCGGGCTCCTGGTGAGTCTTAATCAAGTAAAACCCGATTTCCATGCCCGCCAAGCCATTGAGCGGGTCATTCGCATGGCCCTGGCCGGTGCAGCGTTAATCTCCATTTTGACGACCTTTGGTATTTTAATTTCGATTATTTCCGAGGCGCTGCGCTTTTTCCAAATGCACAGCTTCTGGGAGTTCATCACCGGCACCACTTGGAATCCTGGCGCTAGCTTTTTAGCGTCCGCGGGTCGCGGTGATGGCAGCGGCGCTGAGTTTGGCTCGGTACCGCTGTTTGCTGGCACCTTTATGATTACCGCCATCGCTATGCTGGTGGCAGTGCCTATCGGTTTGCTGTCTGCAATTTATATGTCTGAATTTGCACCGCGCAAAGTGCGTACCGTTGCTAAGCCGGTGTTAGAGGTGTTGGCGGGTATTCCTACCGTGGTTTATGGCTTTTTTGCTGCTATCACCGTGGCGCCGATCATTGTCAATATTGCCGGTTTTCTGGGGCTCGATGCGTCTTATAACAATGCGTTGGCCCCTGGCATTGTGATGGGCATTATGATCATTCCGTTTATCTCATCGCTATCTGATGATGTGATCAATTCGGTGCCCGATAGCATGCGCCAAGGATCCCTGGCGCTGGGTATGACCAAAGGGGAAACGATTCGTGATGTGGTAGTGCCCGCTGCCATGCCGGGGATTATCTCCGCGTCGCTCTTGGGTATGTCTCGTGCCATGGGTGAAACCATGATCGTGGTTATGGCGGCGGGTATGCGACCTAATTTAACCGCTAATCCGCTTGAAGATATGACCACTGTGACTGTGCGTATCGTGGCGGCGCTCACCGGCGATCAGGAGTTTGAAAGTGCCGAAACATTATCAGCTTTTGCCCTTGGGCTCGTGCTCTTCGTGATCACACTCGCACTCAACTTGGTGTCCGTATTGATGATCCGTCGTTTCCGTGAAAAATACCGCGTGAATAACCTGTAA
- a CDS encoding ArsJ-associated glyceraldehyde-3-phosphate dehydrogenase: MALRIGINGFGRIGRLALRSLWGQVDAGAVEITRINDPGGDAATFAHLLEFDSVHGRWAPGKGISATDDAIVLDGKSVAFSANKAIADSDWSNCDIVIECSGVMKTTDKLQAYLAQGVVRVVVSAPMKEASVLNVVVGVNDHLYDPAQHKIVTAASCTTNCLAPVVKVIQKTFGIRHGSMTTVHDITNTQTILDAPHKDLRRARACGMSLIPTTTGSAKAITAIFPELEGKLNGHAIRVPLANASLTDMVFELERKVSVEEVNQALKAAADGELAGILGYEERPLVSIDYRTDPRSSIIDALSTMVVNGTQLKLYAWYDNEWGYANRTAELALMVGSGQVDRG, from the coding sequence ATGGCACTACGCATTGGCATTAACGGCTTTGGGCGGATTGGGCGTTTGGCACTGCGCAGTTTGTGGGGGCAGGTCGACGCGGGTGCGGTAGAAATAACGCGCATTAACGACCCGGGCGGCGATGCGGCAACCTTTGCACACCTGCTGGAGTTTGATTCAGTTCACGGGCGCTGGGCACCAGGGAAGGGCATCTCGGCAACCGATGACGCTATCGTTCTCGATGGAAAATCTGTCGCCTTTAGCGCTAATAAAGCAATTGCCGATAGCGACTGGTCGAACTGCGATATCGTCATTGAGTGCTCTGGGGTAATGAAAACCACCGATAAACTGCAGGCGTATCTTGCTCAAGGTGTCGTCCGTGTGGTGGTGAGTGCGCCTATGAAAGAGGCGAGCGTGCTTAATGTGGTGGTGGGGGTGAACGATCACCTTTACGATCCTGCCCAACATAAGATCGTCACCGCTGCCAGTTGCACCACCAACTGCCTGGCACCGGTGGTCAAAGTCATTCAGAAAACCTTTGGTATCCGCCATGGTTCAATGACCACGGTGCACGACATTACCAATACCCAAACAATTCTAGATGCCCCGCATAAAGATCTGCGCCGGGCACGTGCCTGCGGTATGAGCCTGATTCCCACCACGACCGGTTCAGCGAAAGCTATCACCGCTATTTTTCCTGAGCTAGAAGGCAAGCTAAACGGTCATGCGATTCGTGTACCCCTGGCGAATGCTTCGCTCACTGATATGGTGTTCGAGCTTGAGCGTAAAGTGAGTGTCGAAGAGGTTAATCAGGCGCTAAAAGCCGCCGCTGATGGCGAACTTGCCGGGATTTTGGGCTATGAAGAGCGCCCGCTAGTGTCGATTGATTACCGCACCGACCCGCGCAGCTCAATCATTGATGCGCTCTCCACCATGGTGGTCAACGGCACTCAGCTAAAGCTCTACGCCTGGTATGACAACGAGTGGGGCTACGCTAATCGAACCGCTGAGTTAGCGCTAATGGTAGGCAGCGGGCAGGTCGATCGTGGCTGA
- a CDS encoding multidrug effflux MFS transporter: MDLNPRRVALLVAANTALAPFAIDAYLPAMGIIAESIGASIHRTELSISVFLFGFALGQLCFGPLSDRMGRKPVLLGGLVVFMLASLAITMVDSLPTLLLWRFIQALGGGACVVNSAAIVRDCFSGREAAKVMSTMAMIMMLAPLVAPAVGSLLLHVAGWWLIFVFLAVYAGFLLWLLGTRLPETRDMSLPAASPRQVIRNYASVLKHREGMGYICAVAASFAGLFAFVTASPFLYLDYFGLSPGTYPLVFGVNVVVIALSNRVNIHLLRKRTPQQNLRLGLLIQLVAALGLVAVTALDIASLVIVVPLIMLFTGMIGLITPNAISSLLDHFGHISATATALLGGIQFTCGALAGVMVGLFEVEHLWPMVLTMLGAALLGNIGVRKLTKAPAADE, from the coding sequence ATGGATCTTAATCCTCGCCGGGTAGCACTGTTGGTGGCCGCCAATACTGCGCTGGCACCCTTTGCTATCGACGCATATTTGCCTGCCATGGGTATCATTGCCGAGAGCATCGGCGCCAGTATTCATCGTACTGAACTCTCCATCAGCGTATTTTTGTTCGGCTTTGCGCTGGGCCAACTCTGCTTTGGCCCGCTTTCGGATCGCATGGGCAGAAAGCCAGTGCTGCTAGGTGGACTGGTGGTGTTTATGCTGGCGAGTCTTGCTATTACGATGGTGGACAGTTTGCCCACGCTGCTGCTCTGGAGGTTTATCCAGGCGCTGGGTGGAGGAGCCTGTGTAGTCAATTCGGCGGCGATTGTGCGCGACTGTTTTAGCGGGCGCGAGGCCGCTAAAGTGATGTCCACCATGGCGATGATTATGATGCTGGCGCCGCTGGTGGCGCCAGCGGTGGGCAGTTTGCTGCTGCATGTGGCTGGCTGGTGGCTGATTTTTGTGTTCCTGGCCGTCTATGCAGGTTTTTTACTCTGGTTGTTAGGCACGCGTCTGCCTGAAACCCGCGACATGTCGTTGCCTGCCGCTTCACCACGGCAGGTAATACGCAATTACGCCAGCGTGCTTAAGCACCGTGAAGGCATGGGCTATATCTGTGCGGTAGCGGCTTCCTTTGCGGGCCTGTTTGCCTTCGTGACCGCTTCGCCGTTTCTCTATCTCGACTATTTTGGCCTCTCACCTGGCACTTATCCGCTGGTGTTTGGGGTCAATGTGGTGGTGATTGCGCTCTCCAACCGGGTCAATATTCATCTGCTCCGCAAGCGCACTCCCCAGCAGAATTTGCGTTTAGGGTTGCTTATACAGCTGGTGGCCGCGCTTGGGTTGGTGGCGGTGACCGCCCTGGACATTGCGTCGCTAGTGATCGTGGTGCCGTTGATTATGCTGTTTACCGGTATGATCGGGCTGATCACGCCCAACGCGATCTCGTCGTTACTGGATCATTTTGGTCATATCAGCGCCACGGCAACGGCGCTGCTGGGCGGCATCCAGTTTACCTGCGGCGCCCTCGCGGGAGTGATGGTAGGGCTGTTCGAGGTAGAGCATCTCTGGCCCATGGTTCTCACCATGCTGGGTGCTGCGTTGCTAGGCAATATCGGTGTACGCAAACTGACTAAAGCACCTGCTGCGGATGAATAA
- a CDS encoding PP2C family protein-serine/threonine phosphatase gives MEHSKQLIAVIDEPGRERDALAEAITCDDMWVFAADDIKHLPAGTALIVAHARAVPRQQWTHLTRRLPTLVVSDSRQDADLIKAIDVGLVDYIVHPLRHAELLRRMIRKAIELNDLALERERDHARLAELNESLETHLALLRMDQQSGGHIQRRLLPLRPKVINGVFYDYIFAPSLYLSGDFLDYQRYNERYSAFYFADVSGHGASSAFVTVLLKYLCNRWLSEWDGQHPEDLPPDWLKAMNRELQGTDIGKHATLFVGVIDHEAHTLHYSLGAQLPMPLLAAEGELRRLEGEGMPVGLFPDVEYPSLSCALPNKFRLWLCSDGVLECLPGKTLDTRLKELEQLVSESVTLEQLRERLAKTNALLAEGDAEFDANQERDALPDDLTIMMVSGFGHAD, from the coding sequence ATGGAGCATTCTAAGCAGTTGATCGCGGTGATCGACGAACCCGGTCGTGAGCGCGATGCGCTTGCTGAAGCGATTACCTGCGATGACATGTGGGTGTTTGCTGCTGACGATATCAAGCATTTACCCGCTGGCACGGCGCTTATTGTTGCCCATGCCCGAGCAGTTCCGCGGCAGCAGTGGACACACCTAACGCGACGCCTGCCAACGTTGGTCGTTAGCGACTCGCGTCAGGACGCCGACTTGATCAAAGCGATTGATGTAGGGCTGGTGGACTATATTGTCCATCCGCTGCGTCACGCTGAGCTGTTGCGACGAATGATCCGTAAGGCCATAGAGCTCAACGATTTGGCGCTGGAGCGCGAGCGTGACCATGCGCGGCTGGCGGAGTTAAACGAGAGCCTGGAGACCCATCTGGCGCTGTTACGGATGGATCAGCAGAGCGGTGGGCATATTCAGCGGCGTTTGTTACCGCTGCGGCCCAAGGTGATTAACGGGGTGTTTTACGACTATATATTCGCCCCTTCGCTCTACTTGTCTGGTGATTTCCTCGATTACCAACGCTATAACGAGCGCTACAGCGCCTTCTATTTCGCCGATGTATCGGGGCATGGCGCTTCGTCGGCGTTTGTTACCGTGCTGCTCAAATATTTATGCAACCGCTGGCTGAGTGAGTGGGATGGCCAGCATCCGGAAGATCTGCCGCCTGATTGGTTAAAGGCGATGAACCGTGAGCTGCAGGGCACCGATATTGGTAAACATGCCACCTTATTTGTCGGTGTTATTGACCACGAGGCGCATACTCTGCACTATTCGCTCGGCGCGCAGCTTCCCATGCCCCTATTGGCGGCAGAGGGAGAGCTACGCCGTTTGGAAGGAGAGGGAATGCCGGTAGGCCTTTTCCCCGATGTGGAGTATCCTTCGCTGAGTTGTGCATTGCCGAATAAATTTCGTCTATGGCTCTGCTCAGATGGAGTATTGGAATGCTTGCCGGGTAAAACGCTCGACACGCGGCTCAAGGAGCTTGAGCAATTAGTAAGCGAGAGTGTAACGCTTGAGCAGTTGCGCGAACGGCTAGCAAAAACAAACGCACTTCTTGCCGAAGGAGATGCGGAGTTTGATGCCAACCAAGAGCGCGATGCTTTACCCGATGATCTAACAATCATGATGGTGAGCGGATTTGGTCATGCTGATTGA